The following are from one region of the Silene latifolia isolate original U9 population chromosome 9, ASM4854445v1, whole genome shotgun sequence genome:
- the LOC141599053 gene encoding ATP phosphoribosyltransferase 2, chloroplastic: MAIPQTFFQQCPTSTFTPSITPLNSINCRNLKFKVFVCSKSSSDRSETRLGLPSKGRLGTDTLDLLKECQLSVKQSNPRQYVAQIPQLSNFEVWFQRPKDIVRKLLSGDLDLGITGFDDVSEYGMGSEDLIIVHDALGYGECRLSLAIPKYGIYENINSLKELAEMPQWTADRPLRVSTGFTYLGPKFMKDNGLKHVTFSTADGALEAAPAMGIADAILDLVGSGTTLRENNLKEVEGGVVLQSQAVLVASKKSLTARKGVLDTTHEILERLEAHLRADDQFTVTANMRGSSREEIAERMLSQSSLSGLQGPTISPVFCKRDGKVSADYYAIVICVPKKDLYKSVQQLRGIGGSGVLISPLTYIFDEESPRWRQLLGRLGL; encoded by the exons ATGGCGATACCTCAAACATTCTTCCAACAATGTCCGACATCCACTTTTACTCCTTCTATTACTCCTTTAAACTCCATTAACTGTCGTAATTTGAAATTCAAAGTGTTCGTATGTTCCAAATCGTCGTCGGATCGGTCCGAAACTCGTTTAGGATTGCCTAGTAAAGGCCGCTTGGGTACTGATACTCTCGACCTTCTCAAG GAATGTCAGCTGTCTGTGAAGCAAAGTAATCCGCGACAATACGTAGCTCAAATCCCTCAG CTGTCAAACTTCGAAGTGTGGTTTCAACGGCCCAAAGATATTGTGAGGAAGTTATTATCTGGAGATTTAGACCTAGGTATAACAGGATTTGACGATGTCAGCGAGTATGGTATG GGCAGCGAAGATCTCATCATTGTTCACGATGCTTTGGGTTATGGGGAATGTCGCTTATCACTTGCT attCCTAAGTATGGCATATATGAGAATATAAACTCTTTAAAGGAGCTTGCTGAAATGCCTCAATGGACAGCTGACAGACCTCTTAGAGTATCCACCGGTTTCACTTAT CTGGGTCCAAAATTCATGAAAGACAATGGGCTGAAGCACGTTACATTTTCAACCGCTGATGGAGCTCTAGAAGCAGCACCTGCT ATGGGGATAGCGGATGCTATATTGGACCTTGTAGGTAGTGGGACAACTTTGAGGGAGAATAACTTGAAAGAAGTCGAAGGTGGTGTTGTGCTGCAGAGTCAG GCCGTGCTTGTTGCAAGTAAGAAATCTTTGACCGCTCGTAAAGGTGTTTTGGACACTACACATGAGATATTGGAAAGATTGGAGGCACACCTAAGGGCAGATGATCAGTTTACG GTAACTGCAAACATGAGAGGCAGCAGCAGAGAGGAAATCGCAGAGCGAATGCTTAGCCAGTCATCTTTATCTGGACTGCAG GGTCCCACGATTAGTCCTGTCTTCTGCAAAAGAGATGGGAAGGTATCAGCAGATTACTATGCTATTGTTATATGTGTACCAAAAAAGGATCTATACAAGTCTGTTCAGCAACTAAGAGGG ATTGGTGGTAGTGGAGTCCTTATATCACCACTGACCTATATTTTCGATGAAGAATCTCCTAGATGGCGCCAATTGCTCGGCAGACTCGGCCTTTAA